The Rhabdothermincola sediminis DNA window GATGCGCGGCGATGTGGGGGTTCCTGCTCCCGAAGGACCCGAACGATCGGGCCGACCTCGACGCGCTGCTGGAGCGCTTCCAACCCGTCCTGCTCGATGCGCTCGAACGCATCGGCCTCGGGGAGGTGGGCTTCGAGGGCTCCAGCGACCTGCGCTGGCACGGTCGCAAGCTGGGCGCGCTCACCGCCCAGGACGTCATGGTGTGCACGTCGGTGGGCGGGTTCCTGAACCTGGCCAAGCCCGACATCGACCTGTACCTGCAGGTGGTGCGCATCCCCGACGAGAAGTTCAAGGACAAAGCGGTCAAGGACATGCGCGAGTACGTGTGCACCGCGGAGGAAGTGGCCGGCCATCCCGTCACCTACGAGGACTTCCGCGACGCGCTGCTCGGCGCGCTCGCGGATGCCGGCATCCGCCTCGAACCGGGGGGCCTCACCGAAGGCGAGCAGTACGGGCTGTCGAAGATCTCCGCCCGGGTGGGCAGCGACGACGCCATCCGCCGGGTGTCCTCGAGCCGGTTCCGGGAGTCCGCTCCCGCGGGGGCGCGGGTGGGCTTCGGCAACCACAAGGGACGCAAGCTCTGCCGAGCAGGCGTGGCGCTCGACGAGCGGGGTGTCATCGTGGCGGCGATGATGGCTGGCGACATGCACGTCTCCCCCGGCGACGTGATGGACCGGGTGGCTGCCGCGCTGGTGGGCGCCGAGTCGAACGACACCACCGGGCTGCGGGAACGGATCGCGAGGGTGTTCGAGTCCGGCGACGTGCACCAGGCCGATGAAGCCATGGGCGTCACCACCGACGACCTGCTGGCCGCGCTGCGCAAGGCGATCGAGGACGCCGAGGCGCCAGGATGAACGTCGGCGGGGCGACGGTGCTGGTGACCGGGGCCTCCTCTGGTATCGGCGCCGCCCTGGCCGTGATGCTCGCCGACCGGGGAG harbors:
- a CDS encoding lipoate--protein ligase family protein gives rise to the protein MAATAVPQTWRYLDLGRQGPYENASVMPVLARSVAEGSGPIAQTSVWGSTHLNVGWFDDVDATLDLERCRELGVSVVRRQLYGGGTAFYDAGCAAMWGFLLPKDPNDRADLDALLERFQPVLLDALERIGLGEVGFEGSSDLRWHGRKLGALTAQDVMVCTSVGGFLNLAKPDIDLYLQVVRIPDEKFKDKAVKDMREYVCTAEEVAGHPVTYEDFRDALLGALADAGIRLEPGGLTEGEQYGLSKISARVGSDDAIRRVSSSRFRESAPAGARVGFGNHKGRKLCRAGVALDERGVIVAAMMAGDMHVSPGDVMDRVAAALVGAESNDTTGLRERIARVFESGDVHQADEAMGVTTDDLLAALRKAIEDAEAPG